From Methylocystis sp. ATCC 49242, one genomic window encodes:
- the radC gene encoding DNA repair protein RadC → MTSEGRTRKRNGPTPSGLREESIHYHGHRQRLRDRFMAAGENALADYELMELLLFRAILRRDVKPLAKALIDRFGSFAEAVAARPERLREIDGLGEAAIVELKLVEAAARRLARGKLEKRTVLSSFMDVMDYCRTAMAYAEREEFRILFLDKRNALIADEVQGVGTIDHTPVYPREVVRRALELGASALILAHNHPSGDPTPSAADIRMTKDIIAIAQPFGIAVHDHLIVGRNGQASFRGLKLI, encoded by the coding sequence ATGACGTCGGAGGGACGGACAAGAAAGCGGAACGGCCCTACGCCGAGCGGGCTGCGCGAAGAGTCGATCCACTATCATGGCCATCGGCAACGGCTGCGCGACCGCTTCATGGCGGCCGGCGAAAACGCGCTCGCCGACTACGAGCTGATGGAGCTGCTGCTGTTTCGCGCCATCCTGCGGCGCGACGTCAAGCCGCTCGCCAAGGCGCTGATCGACCGCTTCGGCTCCTTCGCGGAGGCGGTCGCCGCGCGGCCCGAGCGCCTGCGGGAGATCGACGGGCTGGGCGAGGCTGCGATCGTGGAGCTCAAGCTAGTCGAGGCCGCCGCGAGGCGGCTTGCGCGCGGCAAGCTGGAAAAACGCACCGTGCTCTCATCCTTCATGGATGTGATGGACTATTGCCGCACGGCGATGGCCTATGCGGAGCGCGAGGAATTTCGCATCCTTTTTCTCGACAAGCGCAACGCGCTCATCGCCGACGAGGTTCAGGGCGTCGGCACGATCGACCACACCCCCGTCTACCCGCGCGAGGTGGTTCGCCGCGCCCTGGAGCTCGGCGCGAGCGCGCTGATCCTCGCGCACAACCACCCCTCGGGCGACCCGACGCCCTCGGCCGCCGACATCCGCATGACCAAGGACATCATCGCGATCGCCCAGCCTTTCGGCATCGCCGTCCATGATCATCTCATCGTCGGCCGGAACGGGCAGGCCAGTTTTCGCGGGCTGAAGCTCATCTGA
- the map gene encoding type I methionyl aminopeptidase, giving the protein MTFIESHLAPAGRKSGQIKLHGPEDFEGMRRVGRLTAEALDMLVPHVKPGVTTQALDDLVFDFALSHGAYPAPLDYRGYRKSICTSINHVVCHGVPDNKALREGDIVNIDVTFILDEWHGDASRMFAVGEIPRKAQRLIDVTYESLLRGIAAVKPGATTGDIGAAIQQYAEAERCSVVRDFCGHGLGRVFHDEPNILHYGVKGQGVELRPGMFFTIEPMINLGRPQVKILSDGWTAVTRDRSLSAQFEHSIGVTETGAEIFTLSPLGLDNPAGAPRTDA; this is encoded by the coding sequence ATGACCTTTATCGAGTCACACCTCGCCCCCGCCGGCCGCAAGAGCGGGCAGATCAAGCTGCACGGCCCGGAGGATTTCGAGGGCATGCGCCGGGTCGGCCGCCTGACGGCCGAGGCGCTCGACATGCTCGTCCCGCATGTGAAGCCCGGCGTGACGACGCAGGCGCTCGACGACCTCGTCTTCGACTTCGCCTTGTCTCACGGCGCCTATCCGGCCCCCCTCGACTATCGCGGCTATCGCAAGTCGATCTGCACCTCGATCAATCACGTCGTCTGCCACGGCGTGCCGGACAACAAGGCGCTGCGCGAGGGGGACATCGTCAATATCGACGTGACCTTCATTCTCGACGAATGGCATGGCGACGCGAGCCGCATGTTCGCGGTCGGGGAAATACCCCGCAAGGCGCAGCGGCTGATCGACGTGACCTATGAATCGCTTTTGCGCGGCATCGCCGCGGTGAAGCCCGGCGCGACCACCGGCGACATCGGCGCGGCCATCCAGCAATATGCGGAGGCCGAACGCTGTTCGGTCGTTCGGGACTTCTGCGGCCACGGTCTCGGCCGCGTCTTCCACGACGAGCCCAACATCCTGCATTACGGGGTGAAGGGTCAGGGCGTGGAGCTGCGGCCCGGCATGTTCTTCACCATCGAGCCGATGATCAACCTCGGCCGCCCGCAGGTGAAAATTCTCTCCGACGGCTGGACCGCCGTGACCCGCGACCGCTCGCTGTCGGCCCAGTTCGAGCATTCGATCGGCGTCACCGAGACCGGCGCGGAAATCTTCACGCTCTCCCCGCTGGGGCTGGACAATCCCGCCGGCGCGCCGCGCACGGACGCATGA
- a CDS encoding OpgC family protein, with protein MKADVQKKRIDSIDFWRGVVLAVILVNHIPGNVLGAFTPRNFNFSDAAEVFVFLSGVSVQLAYGEKFRRSPGVAAAASLVRRAARLYGAHLMLTAAALALFWVAKDYTPYDLLLSERGRATPFLDPARGVVGILALSHQVAYFNILPLYIVLMAAAPLLLALTLRGRFAMLAASVALYAGARMAGVNLPSWPEPGGWYFNPFTWQLMFALGIFCGGALQDKGVPYHPVAYHFSVAFTFIGAMVVSNVLGLAPGLVEEAGLYLDWDKTDLGVVRIIDFLTLAYMIHFSNLTARIRATRAFSFFSLMGRNALPIFCVGSLMSAVGQMLRDSSLASPVLDVLYVGASLALLHRLAGHIDRDRPVLLLPYSQPAE; from the coding sequence ATGAAAGCCGACGTGCAGAAGAAGCGCATCGACTCGATAGATTTCTGGCGCGGCGTCGTCCTCGCCGTAATCCTGGTCAATCACATCCCCGGAAATGTGCTGGGCGCCTTCACGCCGCGCAATTTCAATTTTTCCGACGCGGCGGAGGTTTTCGTCTTCCTCTCCGGCGTTTCGGTCCAGCTCGCCTATGGCGAAAAGTTCAGGCGCAGTCCCGGCGTCGCCGCGGCGGCGTCGCTCGTGCGCCGCGCCGCGCGGCTCTATGGAGCGCATCTGATGCTGACCGCGGCGGCGCTGGCCCTCTTCTGGGTGGCGAAGGATTACACGCCATACGACCTGTTGCTCAGCGAGCGGGGCCGCGCTACGCCGTTCCTCGATCCGGCCCGCGGCGTCGTTGGCATTCTCGCGCTCAGCCATCAGGTCGCCTATTTCAATATCCTCCCGCTCTACATCGTCCTCATGGCGGCGGCGCCGCTGCTGCTCGCCCTGACGCTGCGCGGCCGTTTCGCCATGCTGGCGGCGTCTGTGGCGCTTTACGCCGGCGCACGCATGGCGGGCGTAAATCTGCCCTCATGGCCGGAGCCGGGCGGCTGGTATTTCAATCCGTTCACCTGGCAGCTGATGTTCGCTCTGGGGATTTTCTGCGGGGGCGCGCTGCAAGATAAAGGCGTGCCCTATCACCCCGTCGCCTATCATTTTTCGGTGGCTTTCACTTTCATCGGCGCCATGGTCGTTTCCAATGTTCTCGGCCTCGCGCCGGGCCTCGTTGAAGAGGCGGGCCTTTATCTGGACTGGGACAAGACCGACCTCGGCGTCGTGCGAATCATCGATTTTCTGACGCTCGCCTACATGATCCACTTCTCGAACCTGACGGCGCGCATCAGGGCGACGCGAGCCTTCAGCTTCTTCAGCCTGATGGGGAGAAACGCGCTGCCGATCTTCTGCGTCGGCAGTCTGATGAGCGCTGTGGGGCAGATGCTTCGTGATTCGAGCTTGGCGTCGCCGGTTCTCGACGTCCTTTATGTCGGCGCCTCGCTTGCGCTGCTGCACCGCCTCGCCGGTCACATCGACCGTGATCGGCCTGTGCTCCTCCTTCCCTATAGCCAGCCCGCCGAGTGA
- a CDS encoding molybdopterin-binding protein encodes MEDPKKGEAPATAAVLVIGDEILSGRTQDVNTRYIANYLGEIGVDLKEARIVPDDEAAIVAAVNELRARYTYLLTTGGIGPTHDDITADAVAKAFGVEIGEDPRAISLLRERFSEEELNPARRRMARIPKGAELVLNAISKAPGFWIGNVIVMAGVPVIMQAMMDTVGPQLKSGARILVETVAAGAIPEGSYAARLEEIARGRQGVSVGSYPSFTSAGVRNQIVLRSRDKDALAQATEDVRRLLAELADQDGRR; translated from the coding sequence ATGGAAGACCCCAAAAAGGGCGAGGCGCCGGCGACGGCGGCGGTTCTTGTCATCGGCGACGAGATTCTGTCGGGCCGCACACAGGATGTAAACACTCGCTATATCGCCAATTATCTCGGCGAGATCGGCGTCGATCTGAAAGAAGCGCGCATCGTGCCGGACGACGAGGCGGCGATCGTCGCCGCGGTCAATGAACTGCGCGCGCGCTACACTTACCTGCTCACCACTGGCGGCATCGGCCCGACGCATGACGACATCACCGCGGATGCGGTGGCGAAGGCCTTCGGGGTCGAGATCGGCGAAGATCCCCGCGCCATTTCACTGTTGCGGGAGCGCTTTTCGGAGGAAGAGCTCAATCCCGCCCGCCGGCGCATGGCGCGGATACCAAAGGGGGCGGAACTCGTCCTCAACGCCATCTCCAAGGCGCCCGGCTTCTGGATCGGCAATGTGATCGTCATGGCCGGCGTGCCGGTCATCATGCAGGCGATGATGGACACGGTCGGGCCGCAGCTCAAATCCGGCGCGCGCATATTGGTCGAGACGGTCGCGGCGGGCGCGATTCCGGAGGGCAGCTACGCTGCGCGACTGGAGGAAATCGCCCGCGGGCGTCAGGGTGTCAGCGTCGGCTCCTATCCGTCCTTCACCAGCGCCGGCGTCCGCAACCAGATCGTGCTGCGCAGCCGCGACAAGGACGCGCTGGCCCAGGCCACCGAGGATGTGCGCAGGCTCCTGGCCGAATTGGCCGACCAGGACGGGCGGCGTTGA
- the gpt gene encoding xanthine phosphoribosyltransferase, translated as MHGAGKSFPVSWDMFHRDARALAWRLASIGGFSAIVAVTRGGLVPAGIVARELGIRVIETVCVASYHEETERDTIEVLKPLTETILERPSAEVLIIDDLVDTGATARAVRNMLPRAHFATVYAKPQGLPMVDTFVTEVSQDTWIYFPWDTGLSFQAPIQKTQGRPTRRG; from the coding sequence ATGCATGGCGCCGGCAAGTCTTTCCCCGTCTCCTGGGACATGTTTCATCGCGACGCTCGCGCGCTCGCCTGGCGACTCGCCTCGATCGGCGGCTTTTCGGCGATCGTCGCGGTGACGCGCGGCGGGCTCGTCCCGGCTGGCATCGTCGCGCGCGAACTCGGGATCCGCGTCATCGAGACCGTGTGCGTCGCGAGTTATCACGAGGAGACGGAGCGGGACACGATAGAGGTGCTCAAGCCCCTGACGGAAACGATTCTCGAGCGCCCGAGCGCGGAAGTGCTGATCATCGACGATCTCGTCGACACCGGCGCCACGGCCAGGGCCGTGCGTAACATGCTTCCCAGGGCGCATTTCGCCACCGTCTACGCCAAACCGCAGGGCCTGCCGATGGTCGACACGTTCGTCACCGAGGTCTCGCAGGACACCTGGATCTATTTCCCGTGGGACACGGGGCTCAGCTTTCAGGCTCCGATTCAGAAAACGCAGGGGAGACCGACGCGGCGAGGGTAA
- a CDS encoding sugar-transfer associated ATP-grasp domain-containing protein, producing the protein MAFSFLSRKPKTEQPAPAASFDTAHEGGQASMAESMQRAAAQTGAPPMQLMREYSRLAFGPGKLSFEDYIKYRLFDDAWLAGADKGDFVGARRNRDLVVEINYRHDWHGLLTNKLASQSYLATYGLPTIPPLAIYAPGLSVASDRLLRSREELRAFLMIEENYPLFGKPVESFQSLGALALLGCDAATGELIAVGGKRLDVDATIDDIEKHYAAGYLFQRMLRPHRDLVAAIGERLATVRILTIATPDGPKAFRAGWKLPAAGNIADNFWRAGNMLAGLDFATGRIQRVTSGVGFEMKDVTHHPDTGAQLIGLAVPDWERMKAVAVEGAKVLRHFGVIGWDMAATDDGPVIVEANETPDFGLVQIADRRGVLCREFDELLSAQQAAGAAHVKRIKESVARL; encoded by the coding sequence GTGGCGTTTTCCTTTTTGAGTCGCAAACCAAAGACCGAGCAGCCCGCGCCGGCCGCGAGTTTCGACACCGCGCATGAGGGTGGACAGGCGTCCATGGCAGAGAGCATGCAGCGCGCGGCGGCGCAGACCGGGGCGCCGCCAATGCAATTGATGCGGGAATATTCGCGTCTCGCCTTTGGACCCGGCAAGCTCTCCTTCGAGGATTATATAAAATACCGTCTCTTCGACGACGCATGGCTTGCCGGCGCCGATAAGGGCGACTTCGTCGGCGCCCGTCGCAATCGAGATCTCGTGGTCGAGATCAATTATCGCCACGATTGGCATGGTCTGCTGACAAACAAACTCGCCTCGCAGAGCTATTTGGCGACCTATGGCCTGCCAACGATTCCACCGCTGGCGATCTATGCGCCGGGCCTGAGCGTCGCGTCGGACAGGCTGCTGCGCTCACGCGAGGAGCTTCGCGCCTTTCTGATGATTGAAGAAAATTACCCGCTCTTCGGCAAGCCGGTCGAAAGCTTCCAGAGCCTCGGCGCGCTGGCGCTGCTGGGTTGCGACGCGGCGACCGGCGAGCTGATCGCCGTCGGCGGCAAACGTCTCGATGTCGATGCGACGATCGACGACATCGAGAAACATTACGCCGCCGGCTATCTGTTCCAGCGGATGCTGCGGCCGCATCGCGATCTCGTCGCGGCGATCGGCGAGCGGCTCGCGACCGTGCGCATTCTCACCATCGCGACGCCCGATGGTCCGAAAGCGTTTCGCGCAGGATGGAAGCTCCCCGCCGCCGGCAATATCGCCGACAATTTCTGGCGCGCTGGAAACATGCTTGCCGGTCTCGATTTCGCGACCGGCCGTATCCAGCGCGTCACGAGCGGCGTCGGCTTCGAGATGAAGGACGTGACGCATCATCCCGACACCGGCGCCCAACTGATCGGCCTTGCGGTTCCCGACTGGGAAAGGATGAAGGCGGTCGCGGTCGAAGGCGCGAAAGTGCTGCGCCACTTCGGCGTCATTGGCTGGGACATGGCGGCGACAGACGACGGCCCCGTTATCGTCGAAGCCAATGAGACACCGGATTTCGGCCTTGTTCAGATCGCGGATCGTCGAGGCGTGCTGTGCAGGGAGTTCGACGAACTTCTCTCTGCCCAGCAGGCGGCCGGAGCGGCGCATGTGAAGAGAATCAAGGAGTCGGTGGCGCGCCTTTGA
- a CDS encoding amino acid permease, whose amino-acid sequence MNLRELTRAKSIERLQAEAGRRGEFRRVLGVWQLTGIGLGGLIGVGIFVLTGVVAATQAGPAVALSFLIAGVASGAAALSYAEFAGLIPVAGSAYTYAYAVLGELVAWIIGWDLLLEYALVVAVVSIGWSAYLQALLTQLGLPVPTWAAGAAGTGPGHVIDLFAALGALGVAGLLTLRIEWGARFNVTMVIIKIAAVLLVIAAGLPYVRPENWRPFMPYGFSGVAEGAAVVFFAVFGYDTLTTAAEEAREPQRDLPRAVLLSLAVSLTLYVVMSLVLTGVVHYDTLNNSAPVATAFAAIGLPWVTLIISLAAVAGIASVMLAFLLACARIWFAMSRDGLLPGWFAQVHPRFRTPHRPTLIAGGLTAVVAALYPIKEVAELVNIGTLSAFVVICLAVIVLRHTRPDAPRTFRTPLVPFIPLVGVAFSLWLLSRLPAIAWERFLIWMLLGLAIYFLYGRRHSRLAAEIKGAPPTP is encoded by the coding sequence ATGAATTTGCGGGAGCTGACGCGCGCAAAATCGATCGAGCGTTTGCAGGCCGAAGCCGGGAGGCGTGGCGAGTTCCGTCGCGTTTTGGGCGTGTGGCAGCTCACCGGCATCGGACTCGGCGGGCTCATTGGCGTCGGCATTTTCGTTCTCACCGGCGTTGTCGCGGCGACGCAGGCCGGTCCGGCGGTCGCTCTCTCCTTTCTCATCGCCGGCGTTGCGAGCGGCGCGGCGGCCCTGTCCTACGCCGAATTCGCCGGGCTCATTCCCGTCGCCGGCAGCGCCTATACCTATGCCTATGCGGTCCTTGGCGAACTTGTGGCCTGGATCATCGGCTGGGATTTGCTCCTCGAATATGCGCTGGTCGTCGCCGTCGTCTCCATTGGCTGGTCGGCCTATCTGCAGGCGCTGCTCACGCAACTCGGCTTGCCGGTCCCGACATGGGCGGCTGGCGCCGCAGGAACTGGCCCGGGCCATGTGATCGATCTCTTCGCGGCGCTCGGCGCGCTTGGCGTCGCCGGGCTTCTGACGTTGCGCATCGAATGGGGCGCGCGTTTCAATGTGACGATGGTTATCATCAAGATCGCCGCCGTGCTGCTCGTCATCGCGGCGGGCCTGCCTTATGTACGACCCGAGAACTGGCGGCCCTTCATGCCCTATGGCTTCTCGGGCGTAGCCGAAGGCGCAGCGGTCGTATTTTTCGCGGTCTTCGGATACGACACGCTGACGACCGCCGCCGAGGAAGCGCGAGAGCCTCAGCGTGACTTGCCGCGCGCGGTGCTGCTGTCGCTCGCCGTGTCGCTGACCCTTTATGTCGTGATGTCCCTCGTGCTGACGGGCGTCGTGCATTACGACACGCTGAACAATTCCGCGCCTGTCGCCACCGCCTTCGCCGCCATTGGCCTGCCCTGGGTTACGCTGATTATTTCGCTCGCGGCCGTCGCCGGCATCGCCAGCGTCATGCTGGCGTTTCTCCTCGCCTGCGCGCGTATATGGTTCGCAATGAGCCGGGACGGTTTGCTTCCGGGCTGGTTCGCCCAGGTTCACCCGCGCTTTCGCACGCCGCATCGCCCGACGCTTATCGCCGGCGGGCTGACGGCTGTCGTCGCGGCCCTCTATCCGATCAAGGAGGTGGCGGAGCTCGTGAATATCGGCACGCTCTCCGCTTTCGTGGTGATCTGCCTTGCGGTGATCGTGCTGCGCCACACGCGGCCGGACGCGCCGCGGACATTCCGCACGCCGCTCGTTCCCTTCATTCCGCTTGTCGGCGTCGCCTTTTCATTATGGCTGCTGTCTCGGCTCCCGGCCATCGCCTGGGAGCGCTTTCTCATCTGGATGTTGCTCGGCCTCGCGATCTATTTTCTCTACGGGCGACGACACAGCCGTCTCGCCGCAGAGATCAAAGGCGCGCCACCGACTCCTTGA
- the smbP gene encoding small metal-binding protein SmbP: MNRRIFAIALALGVATFFAPRLALAENHLAEAISHTKEAIEHGKMGHADVLVTHAEAALTHAKAAEAEKANPHTKEGITHLDAAIDHGKQKHADVATKHAEEALTHLEAATK; encoded by the coding sequence ATGAATCGCAGAATTTTCGCCATCGCTCTCGCCCTCGGCGTCGCGACATTCTTCGCGCCGCGACTCGCCTTGGCGGAAAACCATCTCGCCGAAGCCATCTCCCACACCAAGGAAGCGATCGAACATGGAAAGATGGGCCATGCCGATGTGCTCGTGACTCATGCCGAAGCGGCGCTGACGCACGCCAAGGCCGCCGAGGCGGAGAAAGCCAATCCTCACACGAAGGAAGGGATCACTCATCTGGATGCGGCGATCGACCACGGCAAGCAGAAGCACGCCGACGTTGCGACGAAGCACGCCGAAGAGGCGCTGACGCATCTGGAAGCCGCGACCAAGTAA
- a CDS encoding DUF3775 domain-containing protein, with amino-acid sequence MLTINTDKVCFVIVKAREIESEDEGMEADASNETDDKFTSVLTEEAYETVRNEIASFIDAMDIDEQAELVALAWIGRGDFSAEELAAAVAEARSRREGSTSAYLLGIPLLASYLENGLGEFGETCTGFAADRQ; translated from the coding sequence ATGCTGACAATCAATACTGACAAGGTTTGTTTCGTCATCGTCAAGGCGCGGGAAATCGAAAGCGAAGACGAGGGCATGGAGGCCGACGCCTCTAATGAAACGGATGACAAATTCACCAGTGTGCTGACGGAAGAGGCCTATGAAACCGTGCGCAATGAGATCGCCTCTTTCATCGACGCCATGGACATCGACGAGCAGGCCGAACTGGTTGCGCTGGCCTGGATTGGCCGCGGCGATTTCTCCGCCGAGGAATTGGCGGCGGCGGTCGCCGAGGCGCGCAGCCGGCGCGAGGGTTCGACCTCGGCCTATCTTCTCGGCATCCCATTGCTTGCCTCATACCTAGAAAACGGCCTTGGCGAATTCGGGGAGACCTGCACAGGCTTTGCGGCCGATCGGCAGTAG
- the ald gene encoding alanine dehydrogenase: MWIGAPREIKDNEYRVGLTPSSVAELKQAGHEVLVERGAGDGAGLSDDDYAAAGARLVNDANEIFSTAELIVKVKEPQPGEVAQLHPDQVLFTYFHLAADAHLTRELAASGAHCIAYETVTAPAGGLPLLAPMSEIAGRLAPQIGARYLEKPAGGRGVLLAGAPGVPSAEVLVLGAGSVGVQATTIALGMGASVLVADRNPDALRRLEIRFGSAVRSIYSTGKAIAESVKRADLVVCAALSPGARAPILITRDMLKTMKRGAVIVDVAIDQGGCCETSRPTSHSDPTYVVDGVVHYCVTNMPGVVPRTSTFALNNATLPFVLAIANKGWRAALRDDPHLRAGLAITGGKIVSMPVAAAHNLTFTRFEDVYDG; this comes from the coding sequence ATGTGGATCGGCGCGCCTCGGGAAATCAAGGACAATGAATATCGCGTTGGCCTGACGCCTTCATCGGTCGCCGAGCTCAAGCAGGCTGGACATGAGGTCCTGGTCGAACGCGGAGCCGGGGACGGAGCGGGCCTGTCAGATGACGATTACGCGGCTGCGGGAGCCCGACTCGTCAACGACGCGAATGAAATCTTCTCGACAGCCGAGCTTATTGTAAAGGTCAAGGAGCCGCAGCCGGGAGAAGTCGCGCAGCTTCATCCCGATCAGGTCCTCTTCACATATTTTCATCTTGCCGCCGATGCGCATCTGACGCGCGAACTCGCCGCGAGCGGCGCGCATTGTATCGCGTATGAAACCGTGACAGCGCCGGCTGGCGGCCTGCCGCTGCTTGCGCCGATGTCGGAAATCGCGGGACGTCTCGCGCCGCAGATCGGCGCGCGCTACCTGGAGAAACCGGCTGGCGGTCGGGGCGTGTTGCTTGCCGGCGCGCCGGGCGTGCCCTCCGCTGAAGTGCTCGTTCTCGGCGCGGGCAGCGTCGGCGTGCAGGCGACGACGATTGCGCTCGGCATGGGCGCCAGCGTGCTGGTGGCCGATCGCAATCCCGATGCGCTCAGACGTCTCGAAATCAGATTCGGATCCGCGGTACGAAGCATTTACTCGACAGGCAAAGCGATAGCGGAATCGGTGAAGCGCGCCGATCTCGTCGTCTGCGCCGCCTTGTCGCCCGGCGCAAGGGCGCCAATTCTTATCACTCGCGACATGCTGAAAACGATGAAACGCGGCGCGGTCATCGTCGACGTCGCCATCGATCAGGGCGGCTGCTGCGAAACCTCGCGGCCGACGAGTCATTCCGATCCGACCTATGTCGTCGATGGCGTCGTGCATTATTGCGTTACGAACATGCCGGGAGTCGTGCCGCGCACTTCGACATTCGCATTGAACAATGCGACGCTGCCATTCGTTCTCGCAATCGCCAACAAAGGTTGGCGCGCCGCGCTGCGGGACGACCCACATCTTCGCGCCGGCCTCGCGATCACGGGCGGAAAAATCGTATCAATGCCCGTTGCGGCTGCGCATAATCTGACCTTTACTCGCTTCGAGGATGTTTATGATGGTTAA
- a CDS encoding response regulator transcription factor produces MFIIVDERDLVTNGYACRFGQEGIASAGFRPGQFRDWVDSAVEGDVQAIEAFLIGECPEREEIPRLIRRRSQAPVIAMNEAPSLEQTLGLFSAGVDDVVRKPVHVREILARVHAIRRRAEARQDCAAVGGIQVFFNGSDPVVNGEVLALPRRERRILEYLVVNRGRRLTKSQIFNAVYGLFDDDVEENVIESHISKLRKKLRARLGYDPIESQRFLGYLLVASPTDAVDRESLLAAG; encoded by the coding sequence ATGTTCATCATCGTCGACGAGCGCGATCTCGTAACGAATGGATACGCGTGTCGATTTGGTCAGGAAGGAATCGCCTCGGCGGGCTTTAGGCCTGGACAGTTTCGCGATTGGGTTGACTCGGCCGTCGAGGGCGACGTTCAGGCGATCGAGGCGTTTCTCATCGGCGAATGTCCGGAGCGTGAAGAAATTCCAAGACTGATCCGCCGTCGTTCGCAGGCGCCGGTCATCGCCATGAACGAGGCGCCCTCCTTGGAGCAGACTCTTGGCCTGTTCAGCGCCGGCGTCGACGATGTTGTCCGCAAACCGGTTCATGTTCGCGAAATTCTGGCGCGCGTGCACGCCATTCGCCGGCGTGCGGAAGCCCGCCAGGATTGTGCGGCCGTTGGCGGCATACAGGTGTTCTTCAACGGCAGCGATCCGGTCGTCAACGGCGAGGTTCTCGCCTTGCCGCGTCGTGAACGTCGCATCCTCGAATATCTCGTCGTAAATCGCGGCCGTCGGTTGACGAAGTCACAGATCTTCAACGCCGTCTATGGCTTGTTCGACGATGACGTCGAGGAGAACGTCATCGAAAGCCACATCAGCAAGCTGCGCAAGAAGTTGCGCGCCCGTCTGGGATATGACCCGATCGAGTCCCAGCGTTTCCTCGGCTATCTGCTCGTCGCTTCCCCCACGGACGCCGTTGATCGCGAGTCTTTGCTCGCGGCGGGCTGA